A single genomic interval of Pomacea canaliculata isolate SZHN2017 linkage group LG5, ASM307304v1, whole genome shotgun sequence harbors:
- the LOC112563853 gene encoding exocyst complex component 6B-like isoform X4: MMAEATPKLENAWKQLSMPVQDAGALRQEAIDAHHEHLITEIETSEGPLATTLRAVYDAHDVDLFQQKLQDRIKSHDHDIERMCNYHYQGFIDSVRELQQVSGDAANLKKGIQHLDKELGDSCRPLLCIGDQLIKCRKVQKHITLAIENLSLCLPVLEMYAKLQEQMKSERYYPALKTLEQLEHTYLPRVMTHWFSQTMAEAIPKLREQIKDASMSELKDFLESIRKHSTKIGEVAMKHAAEQNNMDPTIAKKRVKRRRAPPPPNPFTGEVEQPPPLPILSDDEEEEELSAQDLVDFSPVYRCLHIYSVLGDKDKFETYYRQQRWKQARLSLQPPQNMHESIESFRKYFHDVVGFFVVEDHILHTTQGLVTRSYMDELWEKAVEKMTATLRSASDKQREEYRHELPASLEEELGDEEVQSCKVAGLMLEVKKLIVLFCHTLKGYGLSVGRLLELLLEMRDRYSEILSEQWVEVFSEIFAKDNYTPICCESAEEYMLILSQFPYQDQTLEESPYPRRFPFSQFVPNIFNQVKEYINACLKFSADLHLSHTEIDDMIRKSANQLLTKTLGGCLSSLIKRPNLSLLQLIQISINMNYLDRACPHLEAYISSITGAEKDSVHVAKLHGTSMFKDARSDAEQHIYEQLNAKIDEFIDLAAYDWTLVEPRGHASSYIMDLMAFLQSTFMSFTNLPGLSSDKVAKTACMSACQHIASRLMGFLVDNEIRQLTMGALQQFNLDVIQCEQFADSEPVPGSNDGTLKMAFCDLRQLLDLFINWDWSTYLADFGKQQARYLRVPRHTAISMLEKLNNADKKKNNLFASLKKNERDKKKLVDTVLKQLRVLENGVTPQG, translated from the exons ATGATGGCGGAGGCAACACCCAAATTGGAGAATGCTTGGAAGCAACTATCTATGCCAGTTCAAGATGCAGGAGCTCTCCGACAAGAAGCAATAGATGCTCATCATGAACACTTAATCACTGAAATTGAAACATCTGAAGGGCCTTTGGCTACAACTTTAAG GGCTGTTTATGATGCACATGATGTTGATCTTTTCCAACAAAAACTTCAGGACCGGATCAAAAGCCATGATCATGACATTGAACGCATGTGTAACTACCACTACCAGGGATTCATTGACTCAGTACGAGAATTGCAGCAAGTCAGTGGAGATGCTGCTAACCTAaag aaaggAATCCAGCACTTGGACAAAGAACTAGGGGATTCATGTAGACCATTGCTATGTATAGGAGACCAGCTGATCAAATGCCGCAAAGTTCAAAAGCACATTACCTTGGCTATTGAAAATCTGTCTCTTTGTCTGCCAG TCCTAGAGATGTATGCAAAACTTCAAGAGCAGATGAAGTCAGAACG ATATTACCCAGCACTAAAAACGCTGGAACAGCTGGAACACACCTACTTGCCACGTGTTATGACTCACTGGTTTTCCCAAACCATGGCTGAAGCTATTCCCAAACTGCGTGAACAGATCAAAGATGCCTCCATGTCGGAGCTAAAAGATTTCCTCGAAAGCATACGTAAACACTCTACAAAGATTGGGGAAGTGGCCATGAAACAC gctgCTGAACAAAACAATATGGATCCTACCATTGCaaagaaaagagtgaaaagACGGAGAGCTCCGCCTCCTCCCAATCCTTTCACAGGAGAAGTGGAACAACCCCCACCTCTTCCTATTCTCtcagatgatgaagaggaggag GAACTGAGTGCCCAGGACTTGGTAGACTTTTCTCCTGTTTACAGATGTTTGCATATTTATTCCGTTTTG GGAGATAAAGATAAATTTGAAACCTACTACAGGCAACAGCGATGGAAGCAAGCCCGGTTGTCACTTCAGCCACCTCAGAATATG catgAAAGCATCGAATCTTTCAGAAAATACTTTCATGATGTTGTAGG GTTTTTCGTTGTTGAAGACCACATACTCCACACAACACAAGGATTAGTCACAAGATCTTATATGGATGAACTGTGGGAAAAAGCAGTTGAAAAGATGACTGCCACACTTCGCTCAGCATCG GATAAGCAAAGAGAGGAATACCGCCATGAGTTGCCTGCCTCTCTTGAGGAAGAGCTAGGAGATGAGGAGGTT CAATCCTGCAAAGTGGCTGGATTGATGTTGGAGGTAAAGAAACTGATTGTTCTCTTCTGCCACACATTGAAG GGCTATGGACTCAGTGTAGGTCGTTTGCTTGAGCTGTTGCTTGAGATGAGGGACCGCTACAGTGAGATCTTATCAGAACAGTGGGTGGAAGTGTTCAGTGAGATTTTTGCCAAAGACAACTACACTCCTATCTGTTGTGAGAGTGCAGAGGAGTACATGCTCATTCTTTCACAGTTTCCCTACCAGGACCAAACACTGGAGGAG TCACCATATCCTAGGCGATTTCCATTTTCACAGTTTGTGCCCAATATTTTCAACCAAGTGAAAGAGTACATTAATGCatgtttgaaattttctgcTGACTTGCATCTGAG TCATACAGAAATTGATGACATGATCAGAAAGTCGGCGAATcaacttttaacaaaaactCTTGGTGGCTGTTTGTCTTCCCTCATCAAACGACCCAATCTCAGTCTTCTTCAG CTGATCCAGATCTCCATCAACATGAACTACCTAGATCGTGCCTGTCCTCACCTAGAGGCTTACATTTCTAGTATTACAGG TGCTGAGAAAGATAGTGTTCATGTGGCAAAGCTCCATGGAACATCTATGTTCAAG gatGCCCGAAGCGATGCTGAGCAGCATATCTATGAACAACTCAATGCTAAGATTGATGAGTTCATTGACTTAG CTGCCTATGACTGGACACTTGTGGAACCCCGAGGACATGCCAGCAGCTATATCATGGACCTGATGGCATTTCTGCAGAGCACCTTCATGTCTTTCACCAACCTTCCA GGACTATCATCT GACAAAGTAGCCAAGACAGCTTGCATGTCAGCATGCCAGCACATTGCTTCCCGGTTGATGGGCTTTCTGGTGGACAACGAGATTCGACAACTGACAATGGGAGCGCTGCAGCAATTTAACTTGGATGTTATACAGTGTGAAC AGTTTGCTGACTCTGAACCTGTGCCAGGATCTAATGATGGTACGCTGAAGATGGCTTTCTGTGATCTAAGACAG CTACTTGACTTGTTCATAAACTGGGACTGGTCTACATATCTGGCAGACTTTGGCAAACAGCAGGCTCGCTACTTACGAGTTCCACGGCATACGGCAATCAGTATGTTAGAAAA GTTGAACAATgcagataagaaaaagaataatcTGTTTGCATCCTTGAAGAAGAATGAACGTGACAAAAAGAAGCTCGTAGATACAGTTTTGAAACAACTGCGGGTCCTGGAAAATGGTGTCACACCACAAGGATAG
- the LOC112563853 gene encoding exocyst complex component 6B-like isoform X1: MMAEATPKLENAWKQLSMPVQDAGALRQEAIDAHHEHLITEIETSEGPLATTLRAVYDAHDVDLFQQKLQDRIKSHDHDIERMCNYHYQGFIDSVRELQQVSGDAANLKKGIQHLDKELGDSCRPLLCIGDQLIKCRKVQKHITLAIENLSLCLPVLEMYAKLQEQMKSERYYPALKTLEQLEHTYLPRVMTHWFSQTMAEAIPKLREQIKDASMSELKDFLESIRKHSTKIGEVAMKHAAEQNNMDPTIAKKRVKRRRAPPPPNPFTGEVEQPPPLPILSDDEEEEELSAQDLVDFSPVYRCLHIYSVLGDKDKFETYYRQQRWKQARLSLQPPQNMHESIESFRKYFHDVVGFFVVEDHILHTTQGLVTRSYMDELWEKAVEKMTATLRSASDKQREEYRHELPASLEEELGDEEVQSCKVAGLMLEVKKLIVLFCHTLKGYGLSVGRLLELLLEMRDRYSEILSEQWVEVFSEIFAKDNYTPICCESAEEYMLILSQFPYQDQTLEESPYPRRFPFSQFVPNIFNQVKEYINACLKFSADLHLSHTEIDDMIRKSANQLLTKTLGGCLSSLIKRPNLSLLQLIQISINMNYLDRACPHLEAYISSITGAEKDSVHVAKLHGTSMFKDARSDAEQHIYEQLNAKIDEFIDLAAYDWTLVEPRGHASSYIMDLMAFLQSTFMSFTNLPGLSSVFHQECTGYIDKVAKTACMSACQHIASRLMGFLVDNEIRQLTMGALQQFNLDVIQCEQFADSEPVPGSNDGTLKMAFCDLRQLLDLFINWDWSTYLADFGKQQARYLRVPRHTAISMLEKLNNADKKKNNLFASLKKNERDKKKLVDTVLKQLRVLENGVTPQG; encoded by the exons ATGATGGCGGAGGCAACACCCAAATTGGAGAATGCTTGGAAGCAACTATCTATGCCAGTTCAAGATGCAGGAGCTCTCCGACAAGAAGCAATAGATGCTCATCATGAACACTTAATCACTGAAATTGAAACATCTGAAGGGCCTTTGGCTACAACTTTAAG GGCTGTTTATGATGCACATGATGTTGATCTTTTCCAACAAAAACTTCAGGACCGGATCAAAAGCCATGATCATGACATTGAACGCATGTGTAACTACCACTACCAGGGATTCATTGACTCAGTACGAGAATTGCAGCAAGTCAGTGGAGATGCTGCTAACCTAaag aaaggAATCCAGCACTTGGACAAAGAACTAGGGGATTCATGTAGACCATTGCTATGTATAGGAGACCAGCTGATCAAATGCCGCAAAGTTCAAAAGCACATTACCTTGGCTATTGAAAATCTGTCTCTTTGTCTGCCAG TCCTAGAGATGTATGCAAAACTTCAAGAGCAGATGAAGTCAGAACG ATATTACCCAGCACTAAAAACGCTGGAACAGCTGGAACACACCTACTTGCCACGTGTTATGACTCACTGGTTTTCCCAAACCATGGCTGAAGCTATTCCCAAACTGCGTGAACAGATCAAAGATGCCTCCATGTCGGAGCTAAAAGATTTCCTCGAAAGCATACGTAAACACTCTACAAAGATTGGGGAAGTGGCCATGAAACAC gctgCTGAACAAAACAATATGGATCCTACCATTGCaaagaaaagagtgaaaagACGGAGAGCTCCGCCTCCTCCCAATCCTTTCACAGGAGAAGTGGAACAACCCCCACCTCTTCCTATTCTCtcagatgatgaagaggaggag GAACTGAGTGCCCAGGACTTGGTAGACTTTTCTCCTGTTTACAGATGTTTGCATATTTATTCCGTTTTG GGAGATAAAGATAAATTTGAAACCTACTACAGGCAACAGCGATGGAAGCAAGCCCGGTTGTCACTTCAGCCACCTCAGAATATG catgAAAGCATCGAATCTTTCAGAAAATACTTTCATGATGTTGTAGG GTTTTTCGTTGTTGAAGACCACATACTCCACACAACACAAGGATTAGTCACAAGATCTTATATGGATGAACTGTGGGAAAAAGCAGTTGAAAAGATGACTGCCACACTTCGCTCAGCATCG GATAAGCAAAGAGAGGAATACCGCCATGAGTTGCCTGCCTCTCTTGAGGAAGAGCTAGGAGATGAGGAGGTT CAATCCTGCAAAGTGGCTGGATTGATGTTGGAGGTAAAGAAACTGATTGTTCTCTTCTGCCACACATTGAAG GGCTATGGACTCAGTGTAGGTCGTTTGCTTGAGCTGTTGCTTGAGATGAGGGACCGCTACAGTGAGATCTTATCAGAACAGTGGGTGGAAGTGTTCAGTGAGATTTTTGCCAAAGACAACTACACTCCTATCTGTTGTGAGAGTGCAGAGGAGTACATGCTCATTCTTTCACAGTTTCCCTACCAGGACCAAACACTGGAGGAG TCACCATATCCTAGGCGATTTCCATTTTCACAGTTTGTGCCCAATATTTTCAACCAAGTGAAAGAGTACATTAATGCatgtttgaaattttctgcTGACTTGCATCTGAG TCATACAGAAATTGATGACATGATCAGAAAGTCGGCGAATcaacttttaacaaaaactCTTGGTGGCTGTTTGTCTTCCCTCATCAAACGACCCAATCTCAGTCTTCTTCAG CTGATCCAGATCTCCATCAACATGAACTACCTAGATCGTGCCTGTCCTCACCTAGAGGCTTACATTTCTAGTATTACAGG TGCTGAGAAAGATAGTGTTCATGTGGCAAAGCTCCATGGAACATCTATGTTCAAG gatGCCCGAAGCGATGCTGAGCAGCATATCTATGAACAACTCAATGCTAAGATTGATGAGTTCATTGACTTAG CTGCCTATGACTGGACACTTGTGGAACCCCGAGGACATGCCAGCAGCTATATCATGGACCTGATGGCATTTCTGCAGAGCACCTTCATGTCTTTCACCAACCTTCCA GGACTATCATCT GTGTTCCATCAGGAGTGTACAGGATATATT GACAAAGTAGCCAAGACAGCTTGCATGTCAGCATGCCAGCACATTGCTTCCCGGTTGATGGGCTTTCTGGTGGACAACGAGATTCGACAACTGACAATGGGAGCGCTGCAGCAATTTAACTTGGATGTTATACAGTGTGAAC AGTTTGCTGACTCTGAACCTGTGCCAGGATCTAATGATGGTACGCTGAAGATGGCTTTCTGTGATCTAAGACAG CTACTTGACTTGTTCATAAACTGGGACTGGTCTACATATCTGGCAGACTTTGGCAAACAGCAGGCTCGCTACTTACGAGTTCCACGGCATACGGCAATCAGTATGTTAGAAAA GTTGAACAATgcagataagaaaaagaataatcTGTTTGCATCCTTGAAGAAGAATGAACGTGACAAAAAGAAGCTCGTAGATACAGTTTTGAAACAACTGCGGGTCCTGGAAAATGGTGTCACACCACAAGGATAG
- the LOC112563853 gene encoding exocyst complex component 6B-like isoform X5 — protein sequence MMAEATPKLENAWKQLSMPVQDAGALRQEAIDAHHEHLITEIETSEGPLATTLRAVYDAHDVDLFQQKLQDRIKSHDHDIERMCNYHYQGFIDSVRELQQVSGDAANLKKGIQHLDKELGDSCRPLLCIGDQLIKCRKVQKHITLAIENLSLCLPVLEMYAKLQEQMKSERYYPALKTLEQLEHTYLPRVMTHWFSQTMAEAIPKLREQIKDASMSELKDFLESIRKHSTKIGEVAMKHAAEQNNMDPTIAKKRVKRRRAPPPPNPFTGEVEQPPPLPILSDDEEEEELSAQDLVDFSPVYRCLHIYSVLGDKDKFETYYRQQRWKQARLSLQPPQNMHESIESFRKYFHDVVGFFVVEDHILHTTQGLVTRSYMDELWEKAVEKMTATLRSASARLVTRPDRTPEQSCKVAGLMLEVKKLIVLFCHTLKGYGLSVGRLLELLLEMRDRYSEILSEQWVEVFSEIFAKDNYTPICCESAEEYMLILSQFPYQDQTLEESPYPRRFPFSQFVPNIFNQVKEYINACLKFSADLHLSHTEIDDMIRKSANQLLTKTLGGCLSSLIKRPNLSLLQLIQISINMNYLDRACPHLEAYISSITGAEKDSVHVAKLHGTSMFKDARSDAEQHIYEQLNAKIDEFIDLAAYDWTLVEPRGHASSYIMDLMAFLQSTFMSFTNLPGLSSVFHQECTGYIDKVAKTACMSACQHIASRLMGFLVDNEIRQLTMGALQQFNLDVIQCEQFADSEPVPGSNDGTLKMAFCDLRQLLDLFINWDWSTYLADFGKQQARYLRVPRHTAISMLEKLNNADKKKNNLFASLKKNERDKKKLVDTVLKQLRVLENGVTPQG from the exons ATGATGGCGGAGGCAACACCCAAATTGGAGAATGCTTGGAAGCAACTATCTATGCCAGTTCAAGATGCAGGAGCTCTCCGACAAGAAGCAATAGATGCTCATCATGAACACTTAATCACTGAAATTGAAACATCTGAAGGGCCTTTGGCTACAACTTTAAG GGCTGTTTATGATGCACATGATGTTGATCTTTTCCAACAAAAACTTCAGGACCGGATCAAAAGCCATGATCATGACATTGAACGCATGTGTAACTACCACTACCAGGGATTCATTGACTCAGTACGAGAATTGCAGCAAGTCAGTGGAGATGCTGCTAACCTAaag aaaggAATCCAGCACTTGGACAAAGAACTAGGGGATTCATGTAGACCATTGCTATGTATAGGAGACCAGCTGATCAAATGCCGCAAAGTTCAAAAGCACATTACCTTGGCTATTGAAAATCTGTCTCTTTGTCTGCCAG TCCTAGAGATGTATGCAAAACTTCAAGAGCAGATGAAGTCAGAACG ATATTACCCAGCACTAAAAACGCTGGAACAGCTGGAACACACCTACTTGCCACGTGTTATGACTCACTGGTTTTCCCAAACCATGGCTGAAGCTATTCCCAAACTGCGTGAACAGATCAAAGATGCCTCCATGTCGGAGCTAAAAGATTTCCTCGAAAGCATACGTAAACACTCTACAAAGATTGGGGAAGTGGCCATGAAACAC gctgCTGAACAAAACAATATGGATCCTACCATTGCaaagaaaagagtgaaaagACGGAGAGCTCCGCCTCCTCCCAATCCTTTCACAGGAGAAGTGGAACAACCCCCACCTCTTCCTATTCTCtcagatgatgaagaggaggag GAACTGAGTGCCCAGGACTTGGTAGACTTTTCTCCTGTTTACAGATGTTTGCATATTTATTCCGTTTTG GGAGATAAAGATAAATTTGAAACCTACTACAGGCAACAGCGATGGAAGCAAGCCCGGTTGTCACTTCAGCCACCTCAGAATATG catgAAAGCATCGAATCTTTCAGAAAATACTTTCATGATGTTGTAGG GTTTTTCGTTGTTGAAGACCACATACTCCACACAACACAAGGATTAGTCACAAGATCTTATATGGATGAACTGTGGGAAAAAGCAGTTGAAAAGATGACTGCCACACTTCGCTCAGCATCG GCCAGACTGGTCACACGGCCAGACAGGACACCAGAG CAATCCTGCAAAGTGGCTGGATTGATGTTGGAGGTAAAGAAACTGATTGTTCTCTTCTGCCACACATTGAAG GGCTATGGACTCAGTGTAGGTCGTTTGCTTGAGCTGTTGCTTGAGATGAGGGACCGCTACAGTGAGATCTTATCAGAACAGTGGGTGGAAGTGTTCAGTGAGATTTTTGCCAAAGACAACTACACTCCTATCTGTTGTGAGAGTGCAGAGGAGTACATGCTCATTCTTTCACAGTTTCCCTACCAGGACCAAACACTGGAGGAG TCACCATATCCTAGGCGATTTCCATTTTCACAGTTTGTGCCCAATATTTTCAACCAAGTGAAAGAGTACATTAATGCatgtttgaaattttctgcTGACTTGCATCTGAG TCATACAGAAATTGATGACATGATCAGAAAGTCGGCGAATcaacttttaacaaaaactCTTGGTGGCTGTTTGTCTTCCCTCATCAAACGACCCAATCTCAGTCTTCTTCAG CTGATCCAGATCTCCATCAACATGAACTACCTAGATCGTGCCTGTCCTCACCTAGAGGCTTACATTTCTAGTATTACAGG TGCTGAGAAAGATAGTGTTCATGTGGCAAAGCTCCATGGAACATCTATGTTCAAG gatGCCCGAAGCGATGCTGAGCAGCATATCTATGAACAACTCAATGCTAAGATTGATGAGTTCATTGACTTAG CTGCCTATGACTGGACACTTGTGGAACCCCGAGGACATGCCAGCAGCTATATCATGGACCTGATGGCATTTCTGCAGAGCACCTTCATGTCTTTCACCAACCTTCCA GGACTATCATCT GTGTTCCATCAGGAGTGTACAGGATATATT GACAAAGTAGCCAAGACAGCTTGCATGTCAGCATGCCAGCACATTGCTTCCCGGTTGATGGGCTTTCTGGTGGACAACGAGATTCGACAACTGACAATGGGAGCGCTGCAGCAATTTAACTTGGATGTTATACAGTGTGAAC AGTTTGCTGACTCTGAACCTGTGCCAGGATCTAATGATGGTACGCTGAAGATGGCTTTCTGTGATCTAAGACAG CTACTTGACTTGTTCATAAACTGGGACTGGTCTACATATCTGGCAGACTTTGGCAAACAGCAGGCTCGCTACTTACGAGTTCCACGGCATACGGCAATCAGTATGTTAGAAAA GTTGAACAATgcagataagaaaaagaataatcTGTTTGCATCCTTGAAGAAGAATGAACGTGACAAAAAGAAGCTCGTAGATACAGTTTTGAAACAACTGCGGGTCCTGGAAAATGGTGTCACACCACAAGGATAG
- the LOC112563853 gene encoding exocyst complex component 6B-like isoform X8, giving the protein MMAEATPKLENAWKQLSMPVQDAGALRQEAIDAHHEHLITEIETSEGPLATTLRAVYDAHDVDLFQQKLQDRIKSHDHDIERMCNYHYQGFIDSVRELQQVSGDAANLKKGIQHLDKELGDSCRPLLCIGDQLIKCRKVQKHITLAIENLSLCLPVLEMYAKLQEQMKSERYYPALKTLEQLEHTYLPRVMTHWFSQTMAEAIPKLREQIKDASMSELKDFLESIRKHSTKIGEVAMKHAAEQNNMDPTIAKKRVKRRRAPPPPNPFTGEVEQPPPLPILSDDEEEEELSAQDLVDFSPVYRCLHIYSVLGDKDKFETYYRQQRWKQARLSLQPPQNMHESIESFRKYFHDVVGFFVVEDHILHTTQGLVTRSYMDELWEKAVEKMTATLRSASQSCKVAGLMLEVKKLIVLFCHTLKGYGLSVGRLLELLLEMRDRYSEILSEQWVEVFSEIFAKDNYTPICCESAEEYMLILSQFPYQDQTLEESPYPRRFPFSQFVPNIFNQVKEYINACLKFSADLHLSHTEIDDMIRKSANQLLTKTLGGCLSSLIKRPNLSLLQLIQISINMNYLDRACPHLEAYISSITGAEKDSVHVAKLHGTSMFKDARSDAEQHIYEQLNAKIDEFIDLAAYDWTLVEPRGHASSYIMDLMAFLQSTFMSFTNLPDKVAKTACMSACQHIASRLMGFLVDNEIRQLTMGALQQFNLDVIQCEQFADSEPVPGSNDGTLKMAFCDLRQLLDLFINWDWSTYLADFGKQQARYLRVPRHTAISMLEKLNNADKKKNNLFASLKKNERDKKKLVDTVLKQLRVLENGVTPQG; this is encoded by the exons ATGATGGCGGAGGCAACACCCAAATTGGAGAATGCTTGGAAGCAACTATCTATGCCAGTTCAAGATGCAGGAGCTCTCCGACAAGAAGCAATAGATGCTCATCATGAACACTTAATCACTGAAATTGAAACATCTGAAGGGCCTTTGGCTACAACTTTAAG GGCTGTTTATGATGCACATGATGTTGATCTTTTCCAACAAAAACTTCAGGACCGGATCAAAAGCCATGATCATGACATTGAACGCATGTGTAACTACCACTACCAGGGATTCATTGACTCAGTACGAGAATTGCAGCAAGTCAGTGGAGATGCTGCTAACCTAaag aaaggAATCCAGCACTTGGACAAAGAACTAGGGGATTCATGTAGACCATTGCTATGTATAGGAGACCAGCTGATCAAATGCCGCAAAGTTCAAAAGCACATTACCTTGGCTATTGAAAATCTGTCTCTTTGTCTGCCAG TCCTAGAGATGTATGCAAAACTTCAAGAGCAGATGAAGTCAGAACG ATATTACCCAGCACTAAAAACGCTGGAACAGCTGGAACACACCTACTTGCCACGTGTTATGACTCACTGGTTTTCCCAAACCATGGCTGAAGCTATTCCCAAACTGCGTGAACAGATCAAAGATGCCTCCATGTCGGAGCTAAAAGATTTCCTCGAAAGCATACGTAAACACTCTACAAAGATTGGGGAAGTGGCCATGAAACAC gctgCTGAACAAAACAATATGGATCCTACCATTGCaaagaaaagagtgaaaagACGGAGAGCTCCGCCTCCTCCCAATCCTTTCACAGGAGAAGTGGAACAACCCCCACCTCTTCCTATTCTCtcagatgatgaagaggaggag GAACTGAGTGCCCAGGACTTGGTAGACTTTTCTCCTGTTTACAGATGTTTGCATATTTATTCCGTTTTG GGAGATAAAGATAAATTTGAAACCTACTACAGGCAACAGCGATGGAAGCAAGCCCGGTTGTCACTTCAGCCACCTCAGAATATG catgAAAGCATCGAATCTTTCAGAAAATACTTTCATGATGTTGTAGG GTTTTTCGTTGTTGAAGACCACATACTCCACACAACACAAGGATTAGTCACAAGATCTTATATGGATGAACTGTGGGAAAAAGCAGTTGAAAAGATGACTGCCACACTTCGCTCAGCATCG CAATCCTGCAAAGTGGCTGGATTGATGTTGGAGGTAAAGAAACTGATTGTTCTCTTCTGCCACACATTGAAG GGCTATGGACTCAGTGTAGGTCGTTTGCTTGAGCTGTTGCTTGAGATGAGGGACCGCTACAGTGAGATCTTATCAGAACAGTGGGTGGAAGTGTTCAGTGAGATTTTTGCCAAAGACAACTACACTCCTATCTGTTGTGAGAGTGCAGAGGAGTACATGCTCATTCTTTCACAGTTTCCCTACCAGGACCAAACACTGGAGGAG TCACCATATCCTAGGCGATTTCCATTTTCACAGTTTGTGCCCAATATTTTCAACCAAGTGAAAGAGTACATTAATGCatgtttgaaattttctgcTGACTTGCATCTGAG TCATACAGAAATTGATGACATGATCAGAAAGTCGGCGAATcaacttttaacaaaaactCTTGGTGGCTGTTTGTCTTCCCTCATCAAACGACCCAATCTCAGTCTTCTTCAG CTGATCCAGATCTCCATCAACATGAACTACCTAGATCGTGCCTGTCCTCACCTAGAGGCTTACATTTCTAGTATTACAGG TGCTGAGAAAGATAGTGTTCATGTGGCAAAGCTCCATGGAACATCTATGTTCAAG gatGCCCGAAGCGATGCTGAGCAGCATATCTATGAACAACTCAATGCTAAGATTGATGAGTTCATTGACTTAG CTGCCTATGACTGGACACTTGTGGAACCCCGAGGACATGCCAGCAGCTATATCATGGACCTGATGGCATTTCTGCAGAGCACCTTCATGTCTTTCACCAACCTTCCA GACAAAGTAGCCAAGACAGCTTGCATGTCAGCATGCCAGCACATTGCTTCCCGGTTGATGGGCTTTCTGGTGGACAACGAGATTCGACAACTGACAATGGGAGCGCTGCAGCAATTTAACTTGGATGTTATACAGTGTGAAC AGTTTGCTGACTCTGAACCTGTGCCAGGATCTAATGATGGTACGCTGAAGATGGCTTTCTGTGATCTAAGACAG CTACTTGACTTGTTCATAAACTGGGACTGGTCTACATATCTGGCAGACTTTGGCAAACAGCAGGCTCGCTACTTACGAGTTCCACGGCATACGGCAATCAGTATGTTAGAAAA GTTGAACAATgcagataagaaaaagaataatcTGTTTGCATCCTTGAAGAAGAATGAACGTGACAAAAAGAAGCTCGTAGATACAGTTTTGAAACAACTGCGGGTCCTGGAAAATGGTGTCACACCACAAGGATAG